GGTTGCCGAGCAGCACCTCGTCCCGGAGAAACTGCCGGATCGTGCGGCCCTTGCGCATCACGAGCGCGACGATGATGCAGAAAAACGCCGCCACGAAGAGCAACCAGAAGAGCAACATCACCACGAACGCGTTCGGGATGACCGTGGGCACGAAGTTCCAGAGCGCGTGCAGGAAGACGCCCACGAAGAACCCGCCGATCGGCGCGACCCACCGCACCCACGTCCGGCTCGACTCACGCGCGATGCCGAAGCCGATGCCGGTCATCGACGTGTAGAGCGGGTGACCCCAGGGCGCGAGCACGCCGCGCAAGAAGAAGGTCGTGCCGAGCTGATCGGCCATGTCCGCGCGCGCGTAATAACTGACGTTCTCGACCGCGGCGAACCCGAGCGCGCAGAAGGTCGCGTAGATGATGCCGTCGACGACGCCGTCGAACTCGCGCCGAAGGAAGTAGAAGAAGCCCAGGATCGCGAGCCCTTTGAAGAGCTCCTCCGAGAGCGGCGCGCTCACCACGGTCGTCATGAAATTGCCGACCTTGGGCCCGAACAGGCCCGCGAACACGATGTGCACGCCCGTGTTGATCATCCCGGCGAAGCCCGTCGCCACGACCGCGCCCCAGAGGAACGCCATCGCGAGGCACCACCACGGCTCGGGATCGTACCGATCGAGCACCATCGGCACGAAGAGGTAGAAGCCGAGCGGCAAGAACGCGAAGAGCGCGCCCGTCAGGACCGCCGAGAGCATGCGCCCCGGCGCCTTCGACAGGAAGATCTCGGCCATCGTGAAGAGGATGTTCAGCACGACCCCGGCGAGCATGCCGACGATCCAGAGCCCGAGCCCCACCACGCGGCGGCGCTTGTCCGGATCGGGCGGCTCCTGCGGGACGTGCCGCTGCGGCGCGCCGTGACCGTGCTGGGGGTACGGCGCCTGGGGATGCTGCGGGTACGGGTAAGGAGCGTGGCCGTGACGGCCGGGCGGCGATCCGTAGGGGTTGTTCATGGCAGAACGCCCGACGCATCCACGCGCCGGGCGTTCGCTCATCCTATCGAATGTGCCGCCGCGAGGGCGAGGTCAGTCGGCGACCTTCTGCTGGATCACCACGTGCGGCGAAGGCGACTTCGGCGCGTTCTGTTGCTCGGCGCTCACGATGAGCTCGAAGCTCGTGAGAGGCACCGTCGCCGCGGGCAACGAGCCCGTGCGCTTGTCCGCGTTGTAGGCGAGCGACCCGATGCGCTGCCACTCGCTGCTCGAGTCCTTGCGGGCCCAGACGACGAAGGCCGAAGCACCCGGCATGAGACGATCGGGCGGGGCCAGGTGCTCCGCCTCGATGCTCACGGTGGTCAGAACCGTGCTGCTGTTGACCTCGGCGACGATCTTCGCGTCGGCGTCGGGCGCGCGCGGCGTGCCCTTGGTCATGTACTCGAGCGGGCCGCCGCACGCCGCGAAGAGCAGCGCAAAGGCGACCGAAAGCATCCCGCGACCCATCCAGCTATGCGCGTTCATCGCACCTCCAAGCAACTCTGGATGTACCAGACTTTCCGTCCGGTTGCATCGTTTCCAGCACTCTCCTCACGGCTTGACGACCCGCGTGCCCGGCGGCGGCTTGAAGTCGAACTCGCCCTTGGCGACGGGCTGGTTGACGACGGGCGCGCTGAAGTCGAACCGGTTCTTGTTGCCTTGCGCGTCGAGGATCAGCACACGGCGAACCTGGTTCGTCGCGGCGTCGACGTAAAGGAGGACCTTCTGGTAGGCGGGCGTCGCGTCCTTCGGCGTGCCCTCGAGCACGTATCCGCCCTCGAATTTCATCTGCGCGGCGTCGAGCAGCTTCAGGTTGAAGTCCTTCACGAGCTGGCCCGTGCCCATCAAGAAGGCGAGCGCCGCCGGGTATTGCGAGTTCTTCACCGGCGACTCGAACATCTGCTCGTTTTCTTTCTCGTAGACCCGGATCACCTTGCCGTCGGACACGACGCGGTTGCCGTTCGGCGCGGCGTAGGTCCAGCTCATCTTGCCGGGCTTCTCGAAGGTGACCGTGCCCTTCGACTCCTTCTTCACGTTCTGGACCTTGATCGTGTAGGTCTGCGAGAACGTGGCCTTGAAGGTCTTCGTGGAGTCGTAGAACTGCTGCACGCGACGGCCGATCTCGTCGGCCGTGGGGCCCTTCGCCGCGGCAGGGGCGGCGGGCTTCGCGGCCTGGCTGTGGCCGTCGGTCGAGCAGAGCAGGAGGGCGGGGACCACGGCGAACGCCGCGAGGAGGGAGGAGATCGAGAGGGACTTTACCTTACGCATCATTTTCTTCCTGTTCCGCGTCGCTTTCGGGACCAAAGCTCGCGGGGTTGGACGCAGGGCGCCCACGGGCGATGCAAGATCAAGGGACGCTGGCGCGCCGTCGACCCGGGCGGGCAGGCGCAGAGGCGGCGAGCGCCGTCTGGAAGCCGACAACGTTGCAGTGCGTGAGCGCGATGGCGAGGGCGTCGGCGGCGTCCGACCGGGGCGGGGCGCCGAGCCGGAGGATGGCCGTCACGACCATGGCCACCTGGCGCTTGTCCGCCGCGCCCTTGCCCGCGACGGTGCGCTTCACGAGCGCAGGCGCGTACTCGAACGTCCGGACGGACGCGCGGGCGAGCCGGAGCAGGACGACGCCACGCGCATGGCCGAGCTTGGCCGCGCTCTGCGCGTCCTTGGAGAAGAAGATGCTCTCGACCGCGGCGTGTGAGGGCGCGTGGGCGGCGATGACCTCGCCGAGGCGATCGTCGATGTCGACGAGCCTGTCGGCGAAGGTGCCGTCGAGGTCGACGTCGATGACGCCATGCGCGACGTGCTCGACGCGTGTGCCGACACGCTCGAGCACGCCCCACCCGAGATGACGGCTGCCAGGATCGATGCCGAGGACACGCACGCGGGGCGTTCTAGCAGACCCCGTGACCGCGGCGGGGGAAGATCTTGTGCGGGTTCAGGAGGCCCTTCGGGTCGAAGACGGCCTTCAAGCGGCGCTGCAGATCGATGAGCTCGGGGCCCTGTTCGAGCGGGAGGTACTCGGCCTTGGAGGTGCCGATGCCATGCTCGCCCGTGAGCGTGCCGCGCATGCCGATCACGCTGCGGAAGAGGCGATCGAGGCCACGCTCGACGCGAGGGGCCGCGTCGGGGTCGTCCCAGAGGAAGTTCACGTGCAGGTTGCCGTCGCCCGCGTGGCCGTAGGAGAGCATGCGTACCCTCGTCTCCTCGCTGATGCGGTCGATCTCGCGCAGCAGCTCGGGCAAGCGCGTGCGAGGCACGACGACGTCCTCGGAGATCTTGTAACGGGCCATCGCGCGGGTCGCGGGCGAGAGGGCGCGGCGCGCTTCCCAGAGGCGCTCGCGCTGAGCGGCGTCCTGCGCGACGAGGACGTCGAGCGCACCCTCGGCCACGCACGCCTCGCCGATGCGCTCCATCGCGGCCTCGCACGAGGCGGGATCCCCGTCGACCTCGATGAGGAGGAGCGCGCCCGCGCGCGGGTCGACAGGCACGCCGCGGGCGCGGACGGCCGAGAGCGCGCCCGCGTCGAGCAGCTCGAGGCAACGCGGGACGAGGCCGGCGGCGATGATGGCGGAGACGGCGCGGCCGGAGGTGAAGGCGGTGTCGAAGAGGCCGAGCAGCGTGGTGACGCTCGGAGGTTTGGGGATGAGCTGCAACGTGGCCTCGGTGAAGACGGCGAGCGTGCCCTCGCTGCCGACGAGCAAGCTCGTGACGTCGTAGCCGGTGACGCCCTTGACCGTGCGCCTCCCGGTGCGGAGGCGCGTGCCGTCGACGAGCAGCGCCTCGAGGCCGAGCACGTACTCGCGCGTGACGCCGTACTTGAAGGCGCGCGGGCCGCCCGCGTTCTCGGCGAGGTTGCCGCCGAGGGCGCACATCCTGAGCGAGTTCGGATCGGGCGGGTAAAAGAGGCCCTCGGCCTCGACGGCGGCGTGGAGGTCGCCGAGGATCACGCCGGGCTCGACGACGGCGACGAGCTCCTCGCGATCGATCTCCTTGATGCTTCGCATGCCGAGCGTGGTGACGACGACGCCGCCGCCCACGGGCACCGCGCCGCCCGATTTGCCGCTGCCGGCGCCACGAGGGACGATCGGGACCTCGGCCTCGCTCGCCGCGGCGAGCGCGCACCGGATGTCGTCGGGCGTCTCGGCGACGACGACTGCGTCGGGGATCACGGGCTCCTGATCGGACTCGTCTCCCGCGTACGCCTCGCAGCCGTCGGGCGAGGTGATCACCTTCGACGGGCCGAGGGCCCGGTCGAGCAAGCGCCGCGCCTTGTCGACGGCGGCGGCGGAGGGTCGGGGGAAGGGCGCGCGACGGAGCACGTTCGACTTCTAGTACGGATCCCGCGCTCGGGCGACGGCCCCTATGCGCGCCTCCTGCAGCCTGGTATCGCGCTCCCATGCATCGCGTCATGGTGGTCTTCCTGGGCGCGCTGGGCCTCGCCGGCGTGGGGTGTGGGGGCGAGGGCTCGGCGGGATCGACGAACACGCAAGGCGAGCCGCACGCCTGCTCCGCGGACGCGGCGCCGACACGGACGGCGTCGTGCGTGGCCGCGTTCGACCCCGGCGACGACGGCGGGTTCGGATCGGATCGGTTCCCCGAGATCGTCTACGGCGAGCCGCTCGGCAGCGGCACGACGTCGGGCGGGCTCGACGTGCTCTCGCTCGGCCGTGGTGGCTCGATCGTGCTCGGCTTCGGGGGCAACACGATCGTCGACGGCGAAGGCCCGGACTTCGTGGTCTTCGAAAACCCGTTCTTCGCGGCGGGCGATCCGAACAACGTGTACGCGGAGCTCGGCGAGGTCTCCGTCAGCATGGACGGGGAGAGCTGGAGCGTGTTCCCGTGCGCCGAAGACGCGGAGCCACCCGCGGGTTGCGCCGGCTTCTCCCCGGTCTTCGCGAACGGCGACCTGGGCATCTCGTCCCTGGATCCCGCGGTGTCCGGCGGCGACGCCTTCGACCTCGCGGAGCTCGGCGTGAGCGAGGCTCGGTTCGTCCGCATCCGGGATCTCCAGGGCATCGGCGCGGAGCCAAACGCGGGGTTCGATCTCGACGCGATCTCCGTCCTGCACGCGAAGGTGCCGTGATGCTTGCGAGGTGAGAGGGGCCGACCTAGGAACAAGGCCCGTCTCCCCGCATGTTGCCTGCCCACGTCGAGCCACGCGATCTGCACGTCACAGCGATGCACGCCCTCTTCACGGAAGAGGCCGACGCGGCGGTCCGCTCGATCCTGCGCGACGCGGTGCTCGCGGCGGGCTTCGAGCTCGCCATCGCGTGGCGCCTCGATCGTGAGGCCTACGTGCTCCGCTGCGTCGCGACGTATCAGGACCCCGAGCGGCCCGGCGCGCCCGTGTTCGAGGCGGACTCGATGCGGATGACGTTCTCGTACGGCGAGGGTTTGCCCGGGCTCACCTGGGCGCGCGCCGCGACGACGTTCATGCACGACCTCGCCAGCGAGCCGCTGTTCGTGCGCCGCTCGGCCGCGGCGATGGCCGGGCTCCAGTCGGCGGTGGCCTTCCCGATCCACCTCGGCGGCGAGATCATCGGGGTCGCCGAGTTCTACGACCGGAAGGGCCACGTCCCGGACGCGCCGGAGCTCGGGACGTTGCTCGCGCTCGAGGCGCCGCTCGCGCTCGGCATCACCCGCGTCGCGGGCGCCGAGGATCGGGGCCGCGTCGATCGCTCCCTCGGGCTCTTGCTCGACGTGGGAGAGGCGCTCGGGGACGCGGCGGAGCTCGCGCCTCGGCTGGCCAGGGTCGCCTCGCGCGCGGCCGCGTGGATCGGCGGCTTCTGCCTCGTCCACCTCCTCGACGCGACCGGCGCGCGGCTCGTCGCGGTGGATCACGAGGACCCGGAGAAGGCCGCGCTCCTGCGGCAGCCGTGCATGTACCGGAGCCCCGCGCTCGACTCGACGAAGAGCCCGCTCGCCCGGGTGATACGCACGGGCGTGGCGCACGTCCTGCCAGAGACGTCCGACGCGATGCTCGCCGCGACGATGAGCGACGCGGAGGCGCTCGCGGTCCTGCGCGCGGTCTCGATCACGGCGGGCATGCTCGTGCCGATCGTCTGGCAGGGGCGCGCGCTCGGGGCGCTCACGCTCGCGGCGAGCCGCGCGGATCGGCGGATCTTGCGCACGGACGTGAAGGTGGCCGAGGAGCTCGCGCGGAAGCTCGCGCTCGCGGTCCTCTCGGATCGAGCGGCGCAGGGCGAACGCGAGGCGGCCCTCGCGCGGGAAGAACACGACCGGCTCTACCGCGCCTCGCAGGCCGCCGTGCGGGCGCGGGAGGATCTGCTCGCGATCGTGTCGCACGACCTGCGCAACCCGCTCGTCGCCATCAAGCTCAGCGCCACGCAGCTCGGGCGCGAGGCGGAAGGAGACGCGCGCGTCAAGGGCAAGACCGCCCTCATCTTGCGCTCGGCGGACCGCATGGATCGCATGATCCGGGATCTGCTCGATGCTTCGAGGATCGAGACGGGCGGGCTCGCGCTCACGGTCGCGCGCGAGGACGTGCGCCTGGTCGTGCAGGAGGCGATCGATCACTTCAAGCCGCTCGCGGCGCCGAAGGGGATCCAGATCGAGGAGGATCTCCCGGACGAGCCGCTCTTCGCCGAGGTCGATCGCGAGCGTGTGCTGCAGGTCCTGTGGAACCTCGTGGGCAACGCGATCAAGTTCACGCCCGAGGGAGGTGTCGTCACGTTGTGCCTCCGGCGAGAGGGCTCGTCCGCGCGGATCGACGTCGCCGACAGCGGGCCCGGCATCCGGAGTGATCACCTGCCGCACGTCTTCGATCGGTACTTCCACGCCGAGACGAACAAGGCCACGGGCACGGGCCTCGGCCTCTTCATCGCCGACGGCCTCGTGCGCGCGCATGGCGGGACGATCCACGTCGAGAGCGAGCCCGGCGTGGGCGCGCGTTTCTGGTTCACGTTGCCGATCGAGGGCGCGGGTTAGAGCAGGTCGAGGAACCCCCGCAGCGCCTCGCGCTCCTGCGCTTCGAGCCCCGCCGCGCCCTCGGGCGCGCCGTCGTGGAAGAACGCGCCGTCCTTCGTCCACCGCGCCCGCGCGAGCAGCTCGGGGAGGTCCTTCGCCGCGCCGCTCGTCAGGTACGGCCGCTTCTTGGCGAGCCTGCGCAGCGACGGCACGCGCGCGCCGCGCTCGTGCACGTAGGGGACGACGCCCGTCTTCCGGTACTCGTTGGTGCCCCAAACGATCGGCCCCGCGGGCGTGAAGAGCAGCCTCTCCCAGCGCTCGAACGGCACGCGGCTGCCCGGCTCGTTGGCCGAGAGCCGCGCCTCGTGGCAGCCCTCGCAGCGCGCCTCGAAGAGCTTCGCGCCCTCGCGCTCGAGCGCCGAGAACGCGGTTCGCCCGGCCGTGCGCGGGTTCTGCCGGTGGGAGAAACCCATGAGGAAGGTCATCAGCGCCTTCCGGAGCGCGAGCGGCTCGAGGGCGCTCGCCTCCGTCCGGCCGAGCGCGGCGAGCACCGGGTGCCTCGCGGGATCGAGGGAAAACCAGGGCGAGTGACCACTCTCGGCGCCGGCCACGCGGAACTCGGCGTGCGCGACCGTGGACAGGTCCGGATCGAGCGCGCGCGAGAAGTGCGGGCGGTTGTTGAAGAGGCCGAGGAGCGGCTTCGTCACGACACGCACCTCGCCGCGGCCCGTGTGGTGGATGCGCCCGTCGACGTAGCCCTCGAAGTGGCACGTCTCGCAGGTGAAGCGGCTGTGCGCGCCCTCGGTGATGTTCTCCGGGGCCATGAGCGTGGAGAAAAAAAGCGCCTCGCCGAGGCGCGCCTCGGCGCTCGGGGGCGGCGGGCCATCGTGATCGACGACGGGCACGCTCACCTCGCGTGGCTCGCCCGGACGCACGATCACGAACGCGTCGAGCAAGGGGTTCACCGTGACGAACCCGCCGCCGGGTTGCTTCACGAGGTCGCGCGTGCCCGGCATCAGCGTGATCGTCTTCGCCGCATGCGCGCGAGGTTTGCCGCTCGCGTCGAAGGCGAGCCGCGCCGCCCTCTCCCCGCCGTACCCCGTGACGAGCGCCGCGAGCGTGCCGTCCTCCTCCTTCGCGAGGTCGAGCGCCTTCGGCGTCACGACGCCGAGCTCGCTCACGTTCACCGCGGAGAGCAACCGCGCCGCGCCGCGCTCGACGCGGTACAGAAAGACGAACGAGTCGATGTAGCCGAAGAACCCGCCCTTCCGATCGAGCGGATGATCCTCCACGCCGCCCGCGAGCACGAGCAGCCCGTCTCCGTCGGGGAGCGCGGAGAAACCCCAGATCGGTCCGTCGTGCACGATCCGCTCTTCGCCCGCGTCGAGCGCGCGCCCTCTCTCGTCCACGGACCGGATCACGAGCGCATGCGCGTGGAGCGTATCGATCACGACGAACGAGCCCACGCGCTCGACGTGGATCGGCCCGCCGCCGATCGTCGCGACCTCCTCCTGCGCGTTCGGGGCGTCGGGCCAGAACGTGAAGAGCCGCCCCTCGTCCTCCTCGACAGCGTACACCACGCCCTCGGGCCCCGCGGCGATGTCCCGCAGCCCCCGCGCCCTCGTGTTCAGCGCGTCATCGCTCCGCGCGAGGTACGGCGCGGCCTCCTGGACATCGAACCGCGTGATGCCGGCGTCGCGCTCGCCCACGACGAACACGCGGCGACCATCGGGCGTCACCACGAGCCCGCTCGGCGAAGCGGGCGCGGGCAGACGCGTGAGCTCGCGCATCGACGCGTCGAGCACCACGATCACGTCGCGCCCGCGCAGGAGCGCGACGAAACGCTCGCCGCCCGGCAGCGCGGCGAGCGCGTAGGGATCGGGTCCCGACGAGGCGTCGCTCGGCGGCAGGGCCACGAAATCGGCCGCGGCCCGCCGCGAGGCCTCGTACACGCGCAGCGCCGGCAGCGGGTCCGGCGCGGCGGCGGCCTTCGCCTCGGCGGGCGGATCCTCTCGCTTGCACCCCGCGGCCGAGGCGAGGGCGTGGAGTAGCACGAGGCCCGCGGCGCGGCGTGAACCGCTCACCCGCTTCATCGCCGCGCTTCGGCCTCTACCAGCCGCCGCCTTCCGTCGAGGCCGGCTTGGCTGCGGGCGCCGCGCTCGGCGCGGCCTTGGCGCTCTCGGCGGGCTTGGCGCTGCTGTCCGGCGTGGGTTTGGCCTTGTCCTCGCAACCGGCGAGGGCGAGAGAGACAAGGGCGACGAGCACGAGCGTCATGGCTTTCATGGTTCCGGCCTCCTCGGACGCAGCGAAGCACGACGAGCGCGCGGCGCGAAGGGGATACCATCGCGGCCCCGCGCCGAGGATGCAGGCGAGCCGGACCTCCCTCAGGTGCGGCACAGCGCAGGGATTACGGACCCTCCCGACAAGAAAAACCGAGGGCTGGGTGATACGACGACAAGGGCCATGTCGGCCCCAGCCTTTCGAATCGTCGTTTTTCTGAACATTTCGTTCCCGCATCCGCATCACGCCGGCGAGGACGGCCCGCCCGCGCCGCTCGGCCGGCGCCCCATGCCGCGCGTGGACGTCCGCCTCTCGGTCGAGGGTTTCCTGCCGTGGCTCTCGAGCAGGCTCATGACCTCGTCCTCCTCGATGGACCGGAAATCCTCGTAATACTGGCCCACGGCATAAAGGTTCGGGTCCTCGACCAGGCAAACCACGAGGTCCGCCTCGCCGCGCAACATGTCCGCCCGCTCGGGCGAGGCCACTGGCGCCGCGAGCACGACCGTCGTCGCCCCGGCGGACCTGGCCGCGCGCAGGGCCGCCATCGCCGTCGCGCCGGTCGCGATTCCGTCGTCCACCACGACCACCGGCCGCCCGGCGAGCGAGGGCTTTCGATATCGCGCGAAGAGCTCCTCCCGCCGCCGCGCCTCCTCGGCTTGATGTATTCGCTCGGCCTCGAGGTACTCCGGGTCCACGCCGAGCACCCGGAGCGCGCGCGGCTCGACCCAGCACGAGCCGTCGGCGGTGGCCGCGCCAATCGCGAGCTCCGGCTGGTGCGGCGCGCGTAATTTCCGCGCCACGATCACGCCGAGCTCGCCCCCGAGCGCCTCGGCCACGCCCGCCGCGACGACCACGCCGCCGCGCGGAATGCCGAGCACCACCGCCCCCTCGAGCCCCCCGATGCCCTGCAAATGCGCTCCGAGCGACTGGCCGGCCTCTTCCCGATCCTTCCACATCATGACGCCCTCCCCGCCCCCGGACACATCGTCCCCGGGGCGCCCGCTGTCATGCGGGGGCGGCCGGGAAACGTTTCGCCCTTTTCCGGCCGTCGCCCGGCCCCTATGCTGCGCCGCGATGAGCCATCCTGCATCGGACCCCATTGCCGCGTTCCGCGAGGCGCTCGCCCGCGCCGAGGAGCGCGAGGACCACGACCCCACGGCCATGACCCTCGCCACCATCGACGAGGGCGGCCGCCCCTCGGCCCGGGTGGTCCTCTTGAAGGGCGTGGACGCGCGTGGTTTTTCTTTCTACACGAACCTGGAGAGCCGCAAGGGCCAGGCGCTCGCGAGAAACCCTCACGTCGCGCTCTGCATTCACTGGCCCAAGGCCGCCGAGCAGATCCGCGTCGAGGGCCGCGTCGAGCCCGTCAGCGTGGAGGAGGCGGACGCCTACTTCGCCTCGCGCCCGCGCGGCAGCCAGATCGGCGCCTGGGCCTCGGATCAGAGCCGCCCGCTCGTCTCCCGCGCGGAGCTCGAGGCCCGCGTCGCGGAGGTGACCGCCCGCTTCGAGGGCCGCCCCGTGCCGAGGCCGCCGCACTGGAGCGGCTATCGCGTGGTCCCCGATCGAATCGAATTCTGGTTTGGCAGGGACAGTCGCCTTCACGACCGTCACGTGTACGTGCGTGACGGCGACGGGTGGCGCTGCGAGCGGCTCCAACCCTGAGGATCCAGCGTCGGGATCTTGCCTTCCGGTCGCTCGTCCGCCAAGAAAGGAGTGTAGGAAACGAAGGGCAGCCGCCGTTGTCCCTGAAGGCAGGAGCCCACGATGAAGATCGAGCGAGTCGAGCTCTACTACGTCAAGATCCCGCTCTCCGGGGATCGGCCGGGTTTCTTCGACGAGCGCGTCGTCTTCGAGCCCAACTGGATCCCCGGCTACCACCAGACGGACCTGCGCTTCTACCTGCTCCGCCTCGTGACCGACGCGGGTCTCGACGGCGTCGCGGCGATCCCGGCGATGGGCCGCGAGCGCGAGTCGCTCGGGGCCTTGCTCGGCGCGTACCTGCTCGGATTGAACCCGCTCGACATGCGGCTCGTGAACCAGCGAATCGAGGAGTTCTCGATCCTCGGCATGCGGAACGGCTGGATCGACGCGGCGTTCTGGGATCTCGTCGGCAAGATCCGCCGCGAGCCGCTCTTCCGGGTCCTCGGCGGCGAGGGTGGCTTCGCCGTGCCTTATGCCTCGCTCGGATCGAATCACGAACACGACCCGGCCGTCGTCGCGCGGCTCGTCGCCGAGCGGCGGGGCGAGGGGTATGCCGGCGTCAAGATCCGGGTGAAGAGCGACGATCTCGAAAAGATGGTCGCCGTCGTCGCCGCCGCGCGTGAGGCGGCGGGGGAATCGATGGAGCTCATGGTCGACGCCAACCTCGGCTGGCCGGTGGAGCTCGTCGAAAAGAGCCCGCGCTGGGACGAGGACTTTGCCCTCCGCTTCCTCGAACACATCGAGCCGTATCGGATCTCCTGGCTCGAAGAGCCGCTCCACCGAGCCGATCACGAGGCGCTCGCG
This DNA window, taken from Polyangium spumosum, encodes the following:
- a CDS encoding ATP-binding protein, with product MLPAHVEPRDLHVTAMHALFTEEADAAVRSILRDAVLAAGFELAIAWRLDREAYVLRCVATYQDPERPGAPVFEADSMRMTFSYGEGLPGLTWARAATTFMHDLASEPLFVRRSAAAMAGLQSAVAFPIHLGGEIIGVAEFYDRKGHVPDAPELGTLLALEAPLALGITRVAGAEDRGRVDRSLGLLLDVGEALGDAAELAPRLARVASRAAAWIGGFCLVHLLDATGARLVAVDHEDPEKAALLRQPCMYRSPALDSTKSPLARVIRTGVAHVLPETSDAMLAATMSDAEALAVLRAVSITAGMLVPIVWQGRALGALTLAASRADRRILRTDVKVAEELARKLALAVLSDRAAQGEREAALAREEHDRLYRASQAAVRAREDLLAIVSHDLRNPLVAIKLSATQLGREAEGDARVKGKTALILRSADRMDRMIRDLLDASRIETGGLALTVAREDVRLVVQEAIDHFKPLAAPKGIQIEEDLPDEPLFAEVDRERVLQVLWNLVGNAIKFTPEGGVVTLCLRREGSSARIDVADSGPGIRSDHLPHVFDRYFHAETNKATGTGLGLFIADGLVRAHGGTIHVESEPGVGARFWFTLPIEGAG
- a CDS encoding c-type cytochrome, whose protein sequence is MSGSRRAAGLVLLHALASAAGCKREDPPAEAKAAAAPDPLPALRVYEASRRAAADFVALPPSDASSGPDPYALAALPGGERFVALLRGRDVIVVLDASMRELTRLPAPASPSGLVVTPDGRRVFVVGERDAGITRFDVQEAAPYLARSDDALNTRARGLRDIAAGPEGVVYAVEEDEGRLFTFWPDAPNAQEEVATIGGGPIHVERVGSFVVIDTLHAHALVIRSVDERGRALDAGEERIVHDGPIWGFSALPDGDGLLVLAGGVEDHPLDRKGGFFGYIDSFVFLYRVERGAARLLSAVNVSELGVVTPKALDLAKEEDGTLAALVTGYGGERAARLAFDASGKPRAHAAKTITLMPGTRDLVKQPGGGFVTVNPLLDAFVIVRPGEPREVSVPVVDHDGPPPPSAEARLGEALFFSTLMAPENITEGAHSRFTCETCHFEGYVDGRIHHTGRGEVRVVTKPLLGLFNNRPHFSRALDPDLSTVAHAEFRVAGAESGHSPWFSLDPARHPVLAALGRTEASALEPLALRKALMTFLMGFSHRQNPRTAGRTAFSALEREGAKLFEARCEGCHEARLSANEPGSRVPFERWERLLFTPAGPIVWGTNEYRKTGVVPYVHERGARVPSLRRLAKKRPYLTSGAAKDLPELLARARWTKDGAFFHDGAPEGAAGLEAQEREALRGFLDLL
- the pdxH gene encoding pyridoxamine 5'-phosphate oxidase, producing MSHPASDPIAAFREALARAEEREDHDPTAMTLATIDEGGRPSARVVLLKGVDARGFSFYTNLESRKGQALARNPHVALCIHWPKAAEQIRVEGRVEPVSVEEADAYFASRPRGSQIGAWASDQSRPLVSRAELEARVAEVTARFEGRPVPRPPHWSGYRVVPDRIEFWFGRDSRLHDRHVYVRDGDGWRCERLQP
- a CDS encoding LolA family protein, which gives rise to MMRKVKSLSISSLLAAFAVVPALLLCSTDGHSQAAKPAAPAAAKGPTADEIGRRVQQFYDSTKTFKATFSQTYTIKVQNVKKESKGTVTFEKPGKMSWTYAAPNGNRVVSDGKVIRVYEKENEQMFESPVKNSQYPAALAFLMGTGQLVKDFNLKLLDAAQMKFEGGYVLEGTPKDATPAYQKVLLYVDAATNQVRRVLILDAQGNKNRFDFSAPVVNQPVAKGEFDFKPPPGTRVVKP
- a CDS encoding PrsW family intramembrane metalloprotease; translation: MNNPYGSPPGRHGHAPYPYPQHPQAPYPQHGHGAPQRHVPQEPPDPDKRRRVVGLGLWIVGMLAGVVLNILFTMAEIFLSKAPGRMLSAVLTGALFAFLPLGFYLFVPMVLDRYDPEPWWCLAMAFLWGAVVATGFAGMINTGVHIVFAGLFGPKVGNFMTTVVSAPLSEELFKGLAILGFFYFLRREFDGVVDGIIYATFCALGFAAVENVSYYARADMADQLGTTFFLRGVLAPWGHPLYTSMTGIGFGIARESSRTWVRWVAPIGGFFVGVFLHALWNFVPTVIPNAFVVMLLFWLLFVAAFFCIIVALVMRKGRTIRQFLRDEVLLGNLSQDELELVCSPVGRIKCTFDGRGAEGRAFIRAASRLALSKWHTARAMKGQKRTISADFIGPLRRELATLRAALRAKAPR
- a CDS encoding FAD-binding oxidoreductase gives rise to the protein MLRRAPFPRPSAAAVDKARRLLDRALGPSKVITSPDGCEAYAGDESDQEPVIPDAVVVAETPDDIRCALAAASEAEVPIVPRGAGSGKSGGAVPVGGGVVVTTLGMRSIKEIDREELVAVVEPGVILGDLHAAVEAEGLFYPPDPNSLRMCALGGNLAENAGGPRAFKYGVTREYVLGLEALLVDGTRLRTGRRTVKGVTGYDVTSLLVGSEGTLAVFTEATLQLIPKPPSVTTLLGLFDTAFTSGRAVSAIIAAGLVPRCLELLDAGALSAVRARGVPVDPRAGALLLIEVDGDPASCEAAMERIGEACVAEGALDVLVAQDAAQRERLWEARRALSPATRAMARYKISEDVVVPRTRLPELLREIDRISEETRVRMLSYGHAGDGNLHVNFLWDDPDAAPRVERGLDRLFRSVIGMRGTLTGEHGIGTSKAEYLPLEQGPELIDLQRRLKAVFDPKGLLNPHKIFPRRGHGVC
- a CDS encoding cell surface protein; translation: MHRVMVVFLGALGLAGVGCGGEGSAGSTNTQGEPHACSADAAPTRTASCVAAFDPGDDGGFGSDRFPEIVYGEPLGSGTTSGGLDVLSLGRGGSIVLGFGGNTIVDGEGPDFVVFENPFFAAGDPNNVYAELGEVSVSMDGESWSVFPCAEDAEPPAGCAGFSPVFANGDLGISSLDPAVSGGDAFDLAELGVSEARFVRIRDLQGIGAEPNAGFDLDAISVLHAKVP
- the ruvC gene encoding crossover junction endodeoxyribonuclease RuvC translates to MRVLGIDPGSRHLGWGVLERVGTRVEHVAHGVIDVDLDGTFADRLVDIDDRLGEVIAAHAPSHAAVESIFFSKDAQSAAKLGHARGVVLLRLARASVRTFEYAPALVKRTVAGKGAADKRQVAMVVTAILRLGAPPRSDAADALAIALTHCNVVGFQTALAASAPARPGRRRASVP
- a CDS encoding phosphoribosyltransferase gives rise to the protein MMWKDREEAGQSLGAHLQGIGGLEGAVVLGIPRGGVVVAAGVAEALGGELGVIVARKLRAPHQPELAIGAATADGSCWVEPRALRVLGVDPEYLEAERIHQAEEARRREELFARYRKPSLAGRPVVVVDDGIATGATAMAALRAARSAGATTVVLAAPVASPERADMLRGEADLVVCLVEDPNLYAVGQYYEDFRSIEEDEVMSLLESHGRKPSTERRTSTRGMGRRPSGAGGPSSPA